Proteins encoded in a region of the Methylobacterium radiotolerans JCM 2831 genome:
- a CDS encoding glycosyltransferase family 4 protein — MRVLHLLNHTRRLNGHVHAAVDLACQQAQSGHQVAIASQGGDFDALLQSNGVESIFASHARAPAQILKSFLGCGGVLRRWRPDVVHAHMMTSAVLAWPTCKLLRVPLVTTVHNEFEKGAILMGLGNRVIAVSGAVAASMRKRGIADSRIDVVLNGTIGSARMRGRSEEPQSLDHPAIVFVGGLHPRKGLPDLLKAFDTAFTHNRAMRLYVVGGGPHRDAYVRTARALACADAITFTGPRDDPYRWMLGADIFVLPSHADPAPLVLSEAREAGCAIVGTDVDGIPELLDGGKAGVLVPAGDPDKLARALITLTTDPAQLSAWRARSQINLDNLRIARVADETLTVYRRAAGLAG, encoded by the coding sequence ATGCGTGTTCTCCATCTGCTGAACCATACGCGCCGGTTGAACGGCCATGTCCACGCGGCCGTCGATCTCGCGTGTCAGCAGGCGCAGTCCGGACACCAGGTCGCGATCGCCAGTCAGGGGGGAGATTTCGATGCTCTGCTCCAGTCCAATGGCGTCGAGTCGATCTTCGCGAGCCACGCGCGCGCGCCGGCCCAGATCCTGAAGTCATTCCTCGGATGTGGCGGCGTGCTCCGGCGTTGGCGTCCCGATGTCGTCCATGCCCATATGATGACCAGCGCCGTCCTGGCTTGGCCAACCTGCAAGCTGTTGCGCGTTCCCCTCGTGACGACCGTCCACAATGAGTTCGAGAAGGGCGCGATCCTCATGGGCCTTGGAAACAGGGTCATCGCGGTGAGCGGCGCGGTCGCCGCGTCGATGCGGAAGCGCGGCATCGCGGATTCCCGCATCGACGTCGTGCTCAACGGGACGATCGGCTCGGCCCGCATGCGCGGCCGCTCGGAGGAACCGCAGAGCCTGGATCATCCCGCCATCGTCTTCGTCGGAGGCCTGCATCCCCGGAAGGGACTGCCCGATCTGCTCAAGGCCTTCGACACGGCGTTCACCCACAATCGCGCCATGCGGCTCTACGTCGTCGGCGGTGGTCCTCACCGGGACGCCTACGTGCGGACCGCGCGCGCGCTCGCCTGCGCGGATGCCATCACCTTCACCGGTCCGCGGGATGATCCTTACCGCTGGATGCTGGGCGCCGACATCTTCGTCCTCCCGTCCCACGCCGATCCGGCTCCGCTCGTGCTGTCAGAAGCCCGGGAGGCGGGTTGCGCGATCGTCGGCACCGACGTCGACGGGATTCCCGAGCTGCTCGACGGGGGGAAGGCGGGCGTTCTTGTCCCGGCCGGCGATCCGGACAAGCTTGCGCGAGCGCTGATCACACTCACGACCGACCCGGCGCAGCTGAGCGCGTGGAGGGCGAGGAGTCAGATCAACCTGGATAACCTGCGCATCGCCCGGGTGGCTGACGAGACCTTGACGGTCTATCGGCGCGCTGCCGGCCTCGCGGGGTGA
- a CDS encoding HAD family hydrolase encodes MHLPETAARIVSCDVFDTLLHRDHRSERCRFHDIATVASRALAAEHGTAPRPGAIYAARLQVQRAAYRALDLANPSGDVRFADMLAAMTRVLSLDDRAADILYRAEITVELAQLRANTPLMTWLKRRAQAGDRIIAVSDTYHRGATIAHLLDTLAPGHPVAHIYTSADHDATKRTRALFDVVLRTEKVAPAEILHLGDDTLADVTMAAAAGLRTAQLLRPRHVVLRRRLDAVRARAMHRHWIGVARNGTRRTGP; translated from the coding sequence ATGCACCTACCCGAGACGGCGGCCCGAATCGTATCCTGCGACGTCTTCGACACGCTGCTCCATCGCGACCACCGATCCGAGCGCTGCCGCTTCCACGACATCGCGACGGTCGCGTCGCGGGCGCTCGCGGCGGAGCACGGCACGGCGCCCCGTCCCGGCGCGATCTACGCCGCGCGCCTGCAGGTGCAGCGCGCGGCCTACCGCGCGCTCGACTTGGCCAATCCCTCGGGCGACGTGCGCTTCGCCGACATGCTCGCGGCCATGACGCGCGTCCTCAGCCTCGACGATCGTGCCGCGGACATTCTGTACCGGGCCGAGATCACGGTCGAGCTTGCCCAGTTGCGCGCGAATACCCCGCTGATGACCTGGCTGAAGCGGCGGGCGCAGGCCGGGGACAGGATCATCGCGGTGAGCGATACCTACCACCGCGGCGCGACGATCGCGCATCTGCTGGACACGCTTGCTCCAGGCCATCCCGTCGCGCACATCTACACCAGCGCCGATCACGACGCGACCAAGCGGACCCGGGCGCTCTTCGACGTCGTTCTCCGGACCGAGAAGGTGGCGCCCGCCGAGATCCTCCACCTCGGCGATGACACGCTGGCGGACGTGACCATGGCCGCCGCCGCGGGCCTGCGGACAGCACAGCTGCTCCGGCCGCGCCACGTGGTACTGCGTCGCCGCCTCGATGCCGTCCGCGCCCGCGCGATGCACCGGCACTGGATCGGTGTCGCCCGGAACGGGACCAGGAGGACCGGGCCGTGA
- a CDS encoding glycosyltransferase family 2 protein, with amino-acid sequence MATDPKLAVIITCFNYASYVGQAIQSVIAQGNDACEIVVIDDGSTDDSWSIIQRSGITAFRIPNGGQRAACLYGLAKTRAPFLLFLDADDELLPGALDRILPALDANVAKLQFCLTCVDSAGAVLADRYPALDAFRGQDRTVNDILRSGVYQTPPTSGNVFRRDVCDLLHQCDYDQAVDGVILLAAPFMGEIVSLSDSLGLYRVHGRNDSGLGRVPQAATFERDLQRFQSRLKHLRDLLRNWRPGVSLIEPEKTYYFQFLEFCMAILRGVRYGGRPFLCLLRSVLTEPRSLKWKVANALFVAATFLAPVRCAQALLAFRFSIKRRPVRQILRARIGAGLC; translated from the coding sequence GTGGCCACGGATCCTAAACTCGCAGTCATCATCACCTGCTTCAACTACGCGAGTTATGTCGGCCAAGCAATCCAGAGCGTCATCGCTCAGGGTAATGACGCTTGTGAGATCGTCGTGATTGACGATGGGTCGACGGATGACTCGTGGTCAATTATCCAGCGGTCCGGCATCACCGCGTTCCGGATCCCGAACGGCGGTCAGAGGGCGGCCTGCCTCTATGGATTGGCCAAGACTCGGGCCCCGTTTCTGCTCTTTCTCGACGCGGACGACGAGCTCCTGCCTGGCGCGCTCGACCGCATCCTGCCGGCGCTGGACGCGAATGTCGCCAAACTTCAGTTTTGTCTGACGTGCGTCGATTCCGCGGGAGCAGTGCTGGCGGATCGTTATCCCGCTCTCGACGCGTTCCGCGGGCAGGACAGGACTGTCAACGACATCCTTAGATCCGGAGTCTACCAGACGCCGCCCACGTCCGGGAATGTGTTCCGTCGCGACGTTTGCGACCTGCTCCATCAATGTGACTACGACCAAGCTGTCGACGGCGTGATCCTGCTGGCCGCCCCGTTCATGGGCGAGATCGTCAGTCTCTCCGACAGTCTCGGGCTCTACCGCGTCCACGGCCGGAATGACTCGGGTCTGGGGCGCGTCCCGCAGGCGGCGACCTTCGAGCGGGACCTGCAGCGCTTCCAGTCGCGTTTGAAACATCTGCGAGATCTGCTCCGGAATTGGCGGCCCGGGGTCTCGCTCATCGAGCCGGAGAAGACGTACTATTTTCAGTTCCTCGAGTTCTGCATGGCGATCCTCCGGGGTGTCCGGTACGGTGGTCGGCCGTTCCTGTGCCTGCTCAGATCTGTCCTGACCGAGCCGCGTTCGCTGAAGTGGAAGGTCGCGAACGCGCTCTTCGTTGCCGCGACGTTTCTCGCGCCCGTTCGCTGCGCACAGGCGCTGCTCGCCTTCCGCTTCTCGATCAAGCGCCGGCCGGTCCGCCAGATCCTGCGCGCCAGGATAGGCGCGGGGCTTTGTTGA